The Glandiceps talaboti chromosome 9, keGlaTala1.1, whole genome shotgun sequence genome window below encodes:
- the LOC144440500 gene encoding uncharacterized protein LOC144440500 — protein MTQEGERVDYKSREAQQAATKIQAGYRGMTVRKEQSRKKRMARSKPRTEDEAATIIQANYKGYRIRKCSETRHHRGAIKTRKPKDRVTFDESEKIFVQADSEDVTDMQILEKESQSATKIQASFRGYKTRKDLTEKQESATKIQATYRGHKVRKHRRTNQD, from the coding sequence ATGACGCAAGAGGGTGAAAGGGTGGACTACAAGAGTCGTGAAGCCCAACAGGCAGCTACTAAAATTCAGGCTGGATATCGTGGAATGACTGTTAGGAAAGAACAGAGTCGCAAGAAGAGAATGGCAAGGAGTAAACCAAGAACAGAAGATGAAGCAGCGACTATCATCCAGGCAAACTATAAAGGATATCGAATTAGAAAATGTTCAGAAACTCGACATCATAGGGGGGCTATAAAAACGAGGAAACCTAAGGATAGGGTAACTTTTGACGAAAGTGAAAAGATTTTCGTTCAAGCAGACAGTGAGGATGTCACAGATATGCAAATTCTGGAGAAGGAATCTCAATCAGCAACAAAGATCCAGGCATCGTTTCGTGGATACAAAACTCGGAAAGACTTGACGGAGAAACAAGAATCGGCAACAAAAATACAGGCCACCTACAGAGGGCATAAAGTCAGGAAACATAGAAGAACAAATCAAGATTAA